The DNA sequence CTGCTTCTTGCTGGTTGGATTGGTTTTAATTGTTTCCTCATGTTTTCTTGCTGGAATTGGCTTATTTACTTCCTTCCTATGAATTCATTatgattttttgtgtttttaactGTCAAAGAATTCATATGGAATTTGAATTGATTGATTGAAATTGTGAAATAGGCAAATTTACTGCTGAAATACTGCCGGAATTTATTTTAAGCTGTTTTCAATATTCATCTTTAattcaattaattgattgaGTTGGTATTTAATTGCTTTTGGTTTTCAACTGTTGCTAAACTCAATTGATTGATTATCCGGCTAAGTGCTTCACTGTTTTGGTTGTTGGAAGCTGGAAGCTTCGGGTTTTGTTATTCACTATTTGGTTGTTGTCCTATTTGGTTGCTCAATTAAACTGCATTGTGTTGTTTGAAAGGGTGCAAGTTGTGAATTGGTTGTGTTTGTTGGAACTGTAGACAGTGGAAatatccaagttttaggggaggttctGCCGAAATTTTTCTAAATAGTTTGGATAAAACTTAGTGAAAAAATTATAGATATTGTTATATATTGTTTCTAACTTTTTGGTTtcggtttttcttatttacaggagtgctgaaatggtgaccatatgctaccttgagggctcaagaatgttttgatgcatagaaacactaatctatgttagaacttttatgttttggttgaacttttatgttagaacttttatgttttggttgaactaatcaatgtactcactagctaatgttattttgtttcaagaccattttagctaaaaggatcttgtttgacttatgtatgtttttgcatattatatacatgtaaacttgcttattaaaagcgttaatatattagttaatttaaaaaataatttagtaaattatgcatgtaatttgtaataaaaaaaagttattacaaaataatttatttgctTACGTaactgaagaaaaaaaatgttaccaaatcatgttacattttgtaacaaatttttttgataggaaaaaaattgactgtcatgaaaaataccttcaagatcaaaatttgttaccacttttgtaacgacttctggttttttgtatcagaaaaaattgttacaaaatatggtattgaattgtaacagttccatttttcgttacaaaaactttttgtaacgggacttactgcaatggaccatttttttgttacaaaaaacttttgTGTCAAAATATCGacgttttgtaacaatattttttgttacaaatacgcctttttcttgtagtgttctCCTCTCTATAAAAGGGGTGAACAGTCACGGTTTGATTCAAGGAGTTAGAAGTAAGcagtgagagtgcaaggcacaggattctcatagctacctaagcttacagattttcttctccttcaatgtattctgttttgtatttttctgtttaattttgtcatgtcttgagtctcatggaaaaagacaaacaagtgaggtttgtatgaaaaaggcATAGAGCGGagaaaggcagagagtgcaaaattaaaagaaaagccatagatgtccttagagttcctttgtacgtctatgttgtgtttcatgattctgtgggaatccctttgtaagttgggttagcactttacggTTTGTAATCaggttgattatagtgaaattccatcattgttgtgatggagactagatgtaggctgcatttcacttagcagctgaaccaggatatatctgggtgtaattttctttctcttctactccatttctgtttctactgTCTAggagcaaaaataaaaaatatctcatgccaagtgacgagacaaaaataaaagtctcgtggctagggacgagacaaaaacataaaaattttctCAAAGACCAGAAAGTGTAATCTATAAAAAGGGGTTAAGATTCAACTCCCTTCTCTTAACTAATGAAACCATGAAGTTTGTTTCATGACACATACATGTGTGCATAGTCATCACATAATTCATCGAAATAAATTGGTTAAAATGGTCAAATGAATGGATGGACATGCAGGTTTGAGTTAACTCGTTACCCGCAGCAAaccaaaattgaaaaaaaatgagttgatctatttttttttttaccagcaaaaataaaaaagtcagTTTAACTAGACTCATTTGAACTAATGAGTTAAATGAGTTgactcatttaattttttattattttattctttaaaaaagttaattaaaaaatattaaatgattttagtaattttttagcTAATATTCATATAAGtcatcaaaaaattttatcatatatctatataatttcattttaaactaattaatttctagttattaaaaatctaattaaaaaaatgttacaataaAAACAAAGTTTATATATATGTGGCTAAATAAATTAACATATCCACTTAACATATGACAGATTAATCCTTATGTTATCGAAATGAAAAATACCGTCGGCAACCAGAAGCCAAAATCTAACCCATTTATAAGTAAGTCATATTTTAAACTTGTCAATTTTTACAAGCAAATGAAACCATCTCACAAGTTGCAACTCATTATTGAAAGGCTCTTAAAAAAAACCGACATGTCTAATAATAGTAGTAATAACTTTATTTCAAAAGAAAGATTAATATAGTATTTAAAATTTCTCAATAACCTATTAATCCTTTCTAAAAAATTTCCGAAACTTAATTAGAATAGTACAATGCTAGGAActcaatatttttaataataaaatagcaATCGATTAGTATTAttctaacaaaaatattattaatacattaaaatcaattattaatatatttattaataaatatatataatttaatttattttaatatatatttatattttaatatatattttatactgataatTACCTTTAgtatctaattttaatatacacataAACATAACATAGTCAGTAATCTAAAtgcaaatcaaataaaaaaaatatagtgtTATAGTTTCACTCACATAACATAGTCGGTAATCTAAAttacttttgttattttattggAAGGGACAACAGCACAGTGTTATAGTTTCACTCACAATATTCAAACTTATATACGGTACTACAGCATTTACTCATCTTGacctaacaaaaaatatatcttaattattttattttgattttgccCCCATATAAATATAGTGCTGCTTATTGTGTTCATCATCCTCCAAATAATTACCACACTCTCAACTCCTCAAAATCAATAATCAAATCCTTCCCTCTTAACAATGGCGGCAAATACAATTCCAGTGGTGCAGGTCTCCATACTTGCACTCATCATTTTCTCAACATTCTTCTTCGTGAATTTCCAGGTTCTTCTTCCTAGTACCCTCCATGACCACCCATTGGTTCAAAGAAAACTCGTAAGCAAACGCCTTCTCCATAAACTAGGCATCGACCTATCGAAGCGTGCGCGAATTCTTGTAGAAGATGGTGCTCCTGGAACCGGAGGTGCTGATAGAATCTCACCTGGTGGACCTGATCCTCAGCACAATCGCCGAAAATCTCCACTGAGCAACTAGATTTGGTTTCTATAGAATTTGGCTATATACTATGCGCCACTACTCATGCATGATTACTTTGTTGTATGAGTTTAAAGATATACTTAGGgataagtacgattttggtcttTAAGGTATTGGtcgaaaatttttttcgttctcaactttttttgcatacaaaatAGTCCATAACATTTAACttgattttaaaatcgtccataaagtttaacttgattttaaaattttggcgGGAAGCAGAAACAGAGGTAGATCGTGaacaccttcttcttcttctttccttcttcttttttcttcttctcttcatcctTTGCAGAAacacttttcttcttttatttttctttttttttattttataatttttttgttacgagtaatttgatccaaaataaaagatatgattttaaaactTGGTTTAAATTTTAGGGACgattttgtatataaaaaaatattaaaaacgaaaatttttttttacatatatcTTAAAAACCAAAATCGTATTTAACCTATATATTTACTATAAAAGATAATTCtcaatttgatttctaaaaattttcaatgtgTATTAATTAAGTTTCTGACTATATTATTCTGGGtacatttatataaaatatcaaGAGGATTTAATtgaacattttcttttttttttttttactaattgtttgttttgtacatatttttttaCCATTGAAGATAGTTTTTATAAATCATATTCAAGgatgaattattattttatatttttttcaatggTGAAAAAATATACGTTGTCTTATAGAACTAATATTTAGAAATATTTCTCATAAATTTGTAGGTAGTATATACTACTACCcttgaaaattaaatttcataAATAGACACAGAATTATAGTATATATCAAAAGCCAGCGTGCAAGAAAATCCATGTCGTAGTATGTGAATTAAACTTGGTATATTTGTAGTCCAACGGAAAattcatcatatatatatatgttcgAGTCCTTctacaaaattgaaaaataattaagaaaaaaaagaaaataatgacGTAACATCCGGAGTGTAAAAGAAACACAAGGAAgagaagaaaacgaaaaaaaaaaaaaatgcgtaactcaaatcacttgtATATAAACGTAGAGAATTACTCTATCGTTTCTATGTCATCATAATAATGATCTCAATGTATCGAAATTATTTCTTTTAAGAAAGCATTCTCATTTTGAAGGCCTATCGATGCAGTATATATATAGAGGATCTCGCTGCTAATTTGTTGCAAAAGCTTTTTCATATTTTCCCTGTGGCGTTGTTGGAATTCCTAACACCCGAATAACTTATATATTGTAATATCTTGTAGAATTTTGGTCCGTATTTTTATACATAACTACTATTTTTATACATAACTACTACCTTTCACTAGGAGAATCTTCTTGATGTTATTATTCCTTGGCTGACTAAAAATTATAACCAGTTATCGAGTTAACACTGGCAAAGGATGATACCGGATTTGCAATATGTAAACAACAAAAAAGATAAACGAGATGACAAACAAAACATTCAAAGGATGAAAACGGCAGTTCTCATATAattattcattcattcattcatttatTTACAAACCCATAAAACGTACATGCTATTTATTCTCAGAACCGAATCATAAAAAACTGTTGCTTACTTATTTATCTACATCACCATAACCGTAAAAACAGATGAAACTTTCAACTAGCACACAATCAAAACTGCTTCACACAATGTTCTGCCTTTGCTCTGCTTCACCCTCTCCAACAACATACACTTGGGTTGTCTCTGCTATTTCTGCTATGGTTTCACCTACGGCATTCAGaaccccaccaccaccaccaccatgaCCCTGACTCTGCGCCTTCATTGCAGGTTTAATCATGGTTTCTCCAATCTCAGCCACAGTCTCACCTACTGCTCCCAGCACCTGGCTTCCTCCTTCATTCACATTATCCAATGGCTTCACCCTTTCACCACCATCACCCAATGTTTCACCAACGTTTTGATATGGTTGCTGTTCCCTTTGGTTGTTAACATTGCCCACAGTTCCTTTTGTTCCCTTTTGAATTGCTTGAGTAACTTGACCTTGAGTTTTAGCAACCCCGCCAAGTTGTTCACCTTGATCTCCCTGAAACGTTCTCTCTTCAGATCCTCTTCTCACTCCACCTTCCTGTTCTTGTCCTCCTCCTCTTTCAACAACTTCCGTTGATTTCTTCTTATCAATCTCCTGAATGCAATTGCCAAGTTTTCACTAATTGATAATAAGAGACTCGTGAACAAAATGCCAAACTCAGATCAACCATAAATCACAGTTTTACTAGTGAGGTATATATACCTAATCAGAAAATatagttagttagttaaaatTAGCCAATTTTAGGATTCAAGCTTATAATTTAAGAGTTAAAGTTAGGATTTAAGTTTATAATTTAcgagttaaaataaataaaagaatttaaaaaaataactgatgttagaagaaaaaaaaaggttaatTTCTAGCATTCCTCTATTTAGAATACTAAAAAAGAAATTGGTTGGAGGAAGATAGAAACCAGTCTCTGAGCTGCTTTCTTGGCCTCCAGTTCCGTCTCTTTCTCATCCATCTTCCTTGCTGTATACTCCTTGGCACTATCACCAGCAGCAGCAGCCAACCCTTTAACGGTCCCCACCGACTTCGCGGCCAGCTCAGAAGCCTTCTGCCCAGCATACCCCGCCGCACCCTGGACAGCACCGGATACAACTTTGGTCCCCTCCACAGTCTTATCAGTCGAGTAATGCGCAGCACTCCACCCCGCCGCCGTAGCCTTGTCCTTCAAATCCACCGCAACTTCAGCGGCACTCTTTCCGCCTTCCACCGTCGCCTCTTTCGCTTTCTCCGCTGCTTGTACGGTGTATTCCTTCGCCTTCTCAGCCACAGGTGCTGTATATTCCTTCGTTCCCTTCGCTACTTTCGAGACGGTGTCCTTCGCCGCGACATAGCCTTCTTTTCCCTTCTCTATAGCGGTTTTATCTTGAGGGATTTGACTAGTGCCGGTTCCGGTGCCTTCGGCtgcttgtttttctttctgGTACCTCTCTTGAGCTGCGGAAATTGCATCCATTGAATTCTGTTGAGCTTGACTTCTGTACTTCGAAATCTCTTCCAAGCTTGGTTGTTCGTCATTCTTTTCTCTCCGAGTTTTGCGGCTACTCTCTTGTTGAGACCTAGAAATGCCTCCAAGATTTGATTGTTCTTtgtatttcttttcttctccttttttgttTATGTCCTTTGCTGCTTCTTGTTGAGCCCGAGCTCTGGAATTCTGCTGTTCCTTTTGTTTATGTTGATGTGCTTTTTTGTTAATGTCACTTAATGCTTGTTCTGCTCTTTTTTGTTTATTCTCCTGAGTTGAATAATTCTTATGTTGTTGTTGAGCttgggaagaagaagaatctctAACTTTGTCAGCACCCTGTTGCAACTTCTCGGTTGTAACAACATGGTGTGTTTGTGTTTGTGTTTTCATCTTATTAGAGTCCCCTTCTTGTTCCTGTGCCGTGTTTTCTTTGCGAGATATCTGCTGAGACGCCATTGTTTTGTTGTTCCTCCTTTAAAGAACCAAGAAACTGCTTTCTTTGTGGTGTAAGTTGCTTTGTGTTTCAAGAACTTGGTGAAAATTATGGGCATATAGATGGATAGATAGACAGATGCATGGGAATGAAGTGTAAGTGTATGTGAAGTGGGGGGTTTAAAAGGAGAGAAAGGGGAAGGGGAAATGGCGGTTCGAAATTGTCAAAGAGGTGGAGATGGATGGATCAAGTTTGCATGCGGAAGGACATGTGGACGGTTACAACAACAAGTGAGGGTTGTGCACTTTGCACAATTCCCGTTGGAGGGTAGAGATGGTCATAGTTGTGGAGTATGGATCAAGCAGCACTCTTGAGGTGCTTTACATATCTGACACGTGGAAACTTGGAGCATCCTCGAGTTATTAGCATACTTACATACACGACACCTGTCTTgagtatttttcttttctttcaaaaagctaaaacaaaaattatccaCATCGTCCAGTCCTTCAAGAGGACATATAGTATTTTAAATGTTTATCCCATTCATTCTTATCAACTATTTTATCGAGTGAAATTAAAGAATTCGAGTAAAATTTAGTATTATAACATcgaaacttttttttattatgaaaaattttCGTGAATCTTATCTATGTCATTTTTTGATAAACAAGATCTTCTGTAAATAAAGACAAACTCAAAACATATTTAATGACACtaaatgagaaaagaaaaaataacacTAGTTaagtttttagagagaaaaagaaaatttagaacattttataagataaaaaagtaaatatattataatatttattgagaTCTGATTACAACTGGGGTGAACTCCTCCTTTTATAGAGATCTCGAGATGATAACAATATCTTACAGAATTTAAACAAACCTATTCTATAATGCCAGGTGGAAGATAAGGATAAGTCTTATCTCTTTCTGATTTTACCTAGTCAAGTGACCGTAGTCGCTTTATTTGAATACACTCAATAATTATACATAGTGGGGACATAGTCTTTAGTAAATGGACGGCTTAAAATAGTCTTCTGGAAGGGTCCCGTCACCATCTGAGAAAGATGACGTATCATCAGAGGCCAGATTGACTATTTTAAAATACATGTCTGGGTTTTGTAAATAGGTAAATGGATCTTCAATGCTTCCTTCATTAGGATCTTGGATATCTTGTAGATACGGGTCATATGGGTCTGAGTATGCACCTTCAGTCTCATTGGGTATGCCTGCATCAATTCTGGTTGGGTTTGGTGGTAGGGCATATACTCTTCCACCTAGATCTTTAGAATTTAGATCTTTATCAGAATTTCTGTTTGTTGTTGGGATACACCTGGATGTGCTAGGCTGATCTCTTAGAGCATAAAAAGAGTATTGTCTAAATTGATTAATTATTCCTAAGGTTATAAATCTGGACTGGAACTCTTGGAGTGTTATTGGTGGAACATAAGTTTGGAATGGGAGTCTTTTGACTACATCTCTTTTTCTCATACATTTCAGGTTGTCAAAGTTGACAGAGATATTTGGCCAGGATATTTAAGATTGTCTTTTCATCTGTGGGCCATATTGTAGAGTTTCCAACAATGTCAATTCTATTCATGGTGTGTGGGTCTCCTCTAGTAAAATAACTCCTCTGTAAAGTGACAAAACAAtagaattttcattttttatgaaAAGGTTTATCCTACAGTTGGTGTCGGTCAAGCATGTTATATAACATTTCTCTTCATGCATCGAGTGGAGCATACATAAAGAATAACCGGACTAAATGGGGTTGTGCCTAAGTGCTGTTACACAAGATATGGTATACAGGAAAGATCGGCACTATAATGGCATATGTATATATGAAAGATAGAGTCTAGATATACCACATCATTTCTTCTGGTATAGGCTCTTGGATTATTGGTATAGTACAGAAAAGGGTGTCCATATTGAAGTAtcttgggtttggatggatttGGGTTATAATAAGGAGCTGGTGTATGACGAGAGGATTTTTgccggtaaagaatttcacaaaaataatcacgttgtaagtatagtttctaaaccaacaaagaaccctttcatacaaaagtttggttgtcacaagtaataaaacccaataaaatttataaccgacgTATTTAAACCTCGCGTTGTCTCTCAAGAAATttcagggaagtatgatttattattggttatgaaaaaatgtatattttttggtttttgaaataggaaacaaggaaataaattaacaataaagtaaattaattattatgaaaaCCATTgtaaggtataagaactggaaatcccatcctagttatccttatcaagtgtgatgagaattggatattgctcccacttagttaacctttactaaataaaggaaagtcaagtggactaatcaatttgattcctcaagtcctagtcaactcctaaggaaagactagttttagaaggatccaaattaatcagcaaacttcaaatatcaatcaacagctgagtttgataatttaagtgtcaccaattactcaaccaaagcaaaggaagaaaaattcaaattatttatatcataaataagagaaagtaatcataaatctgaaatacctcaaattatattaaatataaaatcaaatcttaacatgagaattcataaattaaagtaatagaataaataaaactagaagataacataaattaaaggaacattgaacctggaattgtgaagaagaaatcctaatcctaaaagaaatcctaagagagagaagGGAGCCTCCCCCTCTAAAagctacatctaaaacctaaaattgtgaacgTAAAGTTGTGTCTCTGTTGTCCCTTCAATGGATGCATTCTtctactttatagcctctaatctgtgttttctgggcttggaTTTGGGCCGAAAAGAAGTCTAGAAATCATTGGGGACGTTTTCTGccattttctgcacgtggcatctatcacgcatgcgcgtgggtcacgcgttcgcgtcatttggaagttttccttgtcacgcgtacgcgtcgcttatGCTTTGCGCTAGGCATGCGTCCGCAtcgtccacgcgtgcgcgtcgcttggGTTCTGCGcgagtcacgcgtccgcgttgtccatgcgtgcgcgtcgctgtCATTTCTGTCAAAACTTCATTTTCGCgcgttccttccacttttgcatgttttttttctgttttctaagccattcctgccctataaagcctgaacatactcaacacacggatcacggcatcgaatgataataaaggataattataATTACTAATTTTATGGTCTAGGAAACATATTTTCACATATATTAAGGaataaggaaggaattgtaaaaccatgcaatttatatgaataagtgaacAAAGACTTGATagaaaccactcaattgagcataatataaattataaaatagtggtttatcagtgtAGCCAGTAGAACAAGGTTTGTCTGGCTAGGCAATCTATTTGAAACTCTGTCTGAGATTTTGCTTTGAGAGGAAAATGACTGATCCTTCTTCTGTATGGGCTTCTGTGGAGCGGGAAATCAGAAAATGGAATGGTGTATGAAGGATTATATGTACTTATAATGGGAATGTAATATACTGATTTTGGGATTGGTTCCTTGGTAGGCCTAGACAGAAAATCAGCAAGTGTGTTTTGGTGACCCTTTATGTGTTTTACTTTAAATTTATAATGAGAAAACCAGTCCTTTCATCGTAAGAGGTGAGAGTCTCGTAgaatcttttaattaattttcaacaTTGATGAGAAAGAGGTGTTATCCATCTCCACAGTGAAATGATAAGAACTGagttgaaaattgaatttttcttttccGCGTTTGACAGCAAGGATTTCTTTGTAAGTGGCATGGTAGTGTTTTTCTAATTCTTTGAATTGTCCACTAGCATGCGTACAGTAGTATCTTGTCCCATTAGTTTTCTCAAGTAACACAGCTCCCCAGAATTCATCACTAGCATTTGTCTGCAATATTCTTTTTCATGTGTTGGGAATCTTTAGAGGAGGGGATCTTGTGTTATCTTCTTTAAGGTTTTGACAGTTGTAGTTTGTTCAAGTTTCCATGGTGGGGTTTCTTTTTCAAGAGTTTTGACAGCTGGCTGGTGTATATGGTCACATCTGAAATAAAGTCTCTGATGTAGTTTACAATTCCCAAGAATCGTTGGACTTGTTTGACTGTCATGCTTTCATCAGGGAAGTGGATTAATTCTTTGGCAATATGATCTCCTGGTTGAAAGAATCCTCTTCGAAGACCATCCCAAGAAACtcaatttttgtttttgcaAGAGAGCTTTTTTATGATAGCATGATTCCCtgattttttatgatttgagtgaattgGGCTAGGAGCTCCTTATGCGCTTCACTGTTCTTTGAGAACAGTAAGATATCATCAATGTAAATGAGCATGGAGTGTAATATGGGCTCAAAGATTTTGGTCATTACCTTTTGGAAGAGAGATGGGGCTACTTTGAGTCCAAACGGCATTAATGTCCATTGATATTGGACTTCAGGGATGCAAAATACTATTTTGTATCTATCTTCAGGATGGAACCCGATTTGCCGAAAGCCAGCCTTTAAGTCAAACCTGCTGAATATTTTTACGCCACTCAGCCTTTGTGTAATAACTGAGATTCTTGGTAGAGAAAATTTATCATCTTGTAAATAGATATTAAGTGGCTTATAATCAATAACAAGCCTCTTTTTTCTTCTACTTTGTTTAGCCCTTTTTTCAACATAAAAGGCTTGACATGCCCAGTTAGAATTGGTTGGTTCAATGAGTCCTTGAACAAGAAGGGCTACGCATTCAGCTTTTGCTAACCTGAGATCTTTAGGATTTATTCCCAAATGTATGGCCTTTGTTGGGTTGATGTCTTCATTCCTTTTAAAGAGACGACAAACATAGAAATATGGATTTTTCCACAAAGGTTCAGGATGGTTGAATTGATCATGACTATCGCAGCAGACATTAAGGAGTTGTTGCTGGATCTCCTTGTattcttcttgagcttcttGAATTTCAAGGATGCTTTGTATTCCTGTAAAAGGTAAGAACTTCCCTTTGTAACTTAGGCCAGTGGATTTAATGTGTAGTCCATGAGTTTGGAAAAAGACATCAAATCCAAACAGGACATCTTTGTCTGGGAGATAACTTTCCCGTACTCTGAGCCAGGTGGTCTGGCTTGCAAATATTTTTAATCCAATTGGTTTTTTGAAAATGAGATTGATGGTGAAGACTCTACTGTTGGCTGCCACGAATCTCTTAGAAAAAGGTGCCCACATTTCTTTTGGTAAGACATGTGATTTTAGGACAATGGCACAAGAACCAGTATCCATTAGTGCAACAGCTCTTATTGGTTTGTCATAGATGGACGTCTTGATCTTTAGATCAAAATGAGGTCGGAGAGTGCCATCAATCTGTTTTATTCCCAAGGATCCTAGATATCCAAGTTCTTCTTTCGGGGTGTTTGATCCTTTAGGAATTCTTGTGGTGATAGAAGCGATGGAGGATATGGTAAAGATTGACTTTTTTGGTGGGAGGTCTTCTTCTGAACTGCTTCCTCCTAAATCGGAGTCTTGGAAAACATATTGGTCTCACCATCTTtgcttttttattctttaagtaCTGATTCAAGA is a window from the Arachis stenosperma cultivar V10309 chromosome 3, arast.V10309.gnm1.PFL2, whole genome shotgun sequence genome containing:
- the LOC130965755 gene encoding seed biotin-containing protein SBP65-like, translated to MASQQISRKENTAQEQEGDSNKMKTQTQTHHVVTTEKLQQGADKVRDSSSSQAQQQHKNYSTQENKQKRAEQALSDINKKAHQHKQKEQQNSRARAQQEAAKDINKKGEEKKYKEQSNLGGISRSQQESSRKTRREKNDEQPSLEEISKYRSQAQQNSMDAISAAQERYQKEKQAAEGTGTGTSQIPQDKTAIEKGKEGYVAAKDTVSKVAKGTKEYTAPVAEKAKEYTVQAAEKAKEATVEGGKSAAEVAVDLKDKATAAGWSAAHYSTDKTVEGTKVVSGAVQGAAGYAGQKASELAAKSVGTVKGLAAAAGDSAKEYTARKMDEKETELEAKKAAQRLEIDKKKSTEVVERGGGQEQEGGVRRGSEERTFQGDQGEQLGGVAKTQGQVTQAIQKGTKGTVGNVNNQREQQPYQNVGETLGDGGERVKPLDNVNEGGSQVLGAVGETVAEIGETMIKPAMKAQSQGHGGGGGGVLNAVGETIAEIAETTQVYVVGEGEAEQRQNIV